The following coding sequences lie in one bacterium genomic window:
- a CDS encoding PilZ domain-containing protein — MATVMRHTLTAQIKSEEIFYPGAELYLALMKEKYPLKFNARITFFNQHRIELNMPDHWWKLVPFEEAMPVNMALFHQGGMFSLRGKITDFLPERIPGLIITHTNKVKRNQRRMFFRVKMDKPFLLTKVVLPEKECLRNVPVTLSNISAGGIGFKSAVFLPQRSVISTRDLVDPVLKKHIGENRRLEIMWCRVQRPAGYRLGAAFLYASRREQDQMVQIVYQLQRMYLLKNYHIIGEKQDWESMPG; from the coding sequence GTGGCAACAGTCATGCGGCATACTCTGACAGCACAAATTAAATCTGAGGAAATATTTTATCCCGGAGCGGAACTGTATCTTGCGCTGATGAAGGAAAAATATCCGCTTAAATTTAATGCCCGGATTACTTTTTTTAATCAGCACCGGATTGAACTCAATATGCCGGATCATTGGTGGAAACTGGTTCCTTTTGAGGAAGCGATGCCGGTGAATATGGCCCTGTTTCACCAAGGGGGTATGTTTTCGCTACGCGGAAAAATAACAGATTTTCTGCCCGAGCGCATTCCGGGGTTGATTATTACACACACCAACAAAGTAAAGCGCAATCAGCGCCGGATGTTTTTCAGAGTAAAAATGGACAAACCCTTTTTATTAACAAAGGTGGTGCTGCCGGAAAAAGAATGCCTGCGTAATGTTCCGGTCACATTGAGCAATATCAGCGCAGGCGGCATTGGTTTTAAATCGGCGGTTTTTCTTCCGCAGAGGAGTGTGATCAGCACACGTGATTTGGTGGATCCGGTGCTAAAAAAACATATCGGAGAAAATCGCCGGCTGGAAATTATGTGGTGCCGTGTGCAACGGCCGGCGGGCTATCGACTCGGCGCCGCGTTTTTGTACGCATCGCGGCGGGAACAGGATCAAATGGTCCAGATTGTTTATCAATTACAGCGGATGTATCTTTTAAAGAATTATCATATTATTGGAGAAAAACAAGATTGGGAGTCAATGCCCGGTTGA
- a CDS encoding HDOD domain-containing protein, which translates to MVGKEKMKIEELTDKLQNVFPMPQILAKILKTINDPGASSASVELVFKYEPSFTLKLLTLANSAYYGSPGKITNIRAAITLLGFNLVKSIAVHASVNEFFNFGSNNSIFSGYDLWKHSVGVGVCAKMISRRLHLGNAEDFFTLGILHDVGLIIEYQFYRDEFVAILSKLQNGWHEIVELEQEFLGVDHTLLAKMICDKWQMPESLGEIIVHHHQPLHAPEGLQKHACAMYVANHIVKKCRYGFYYGKPEPFVPGILERLEMEAVDVEVLQEDFEQEINELAMFFE; encoded by the coding sequence ATGGTGGGCAAAGAAAAAATGAAAATAGAGGAACTAACCGATAAGCTGCAGAATGTTTTTCCCATGCCGCAAATATTGGCAAAAATACTTAAGACGATCAATGATCCCGGTGCCAGCTCAGCCAGTGTGGAACTGGTATTTAAATATGAACCGAGCTTCACACTCAAACTATTAACCCTGGCCAATTCGGCATACTATGGTTCGCCGGGCAAGATTACCAATATTCGTGCCGCCATTACGCTGCTGGGATTTAATCTGGTCAAAAGCATCGCGGTTCATGCCAGTGTTAATGAATTTTTTAATTTTGGATCAAATAATTCCATTTTTTCCGGGTATGATTTATGGAAACATTCCGTAGGTGTCGGGGTTTGCGCCAAAATGATTTCGCGGAGGCTTCATCTGGGAAATGCCGAGGACTTTTTTACCCTCGGTATTTTACATGATGTGGGGCTGATTATTGAGTATCAATTTTATCGGGATGAATTTGTTGCGATATTAAGCAAGCTGCAAAATGGCTGGCATGAAATTGTTGAATTGGAACAGGAATTTTTAGGTGTCGATCATACCCTGCTGGCAAAAATGATCTGTGATAAGTGGCAGATGCCGGAAAGCCTGGGAGAGATTATTGTGCATCATCACCAACCGCTGCATGCGCCGGAAGGGTTGCAAAAGCATGCCTGTGCCATGTATGTCGCCAATCACATCGTGAAAAAATGCAGGTATGGATTTTACTATGGCAAGCCGGAGCCCTTCGTTCCCGGTATTTTGGAACGATTGGAAATGGAGGCGGTGGATGTTGAGGTGCTCCAGGAGGACTTTGAGCAGGAAATCAATGAATTGGCTATGTTTTTTGAATAG
- a CDS encoding HAMP domain-containing histidine kinase: MAGKTTMKKPSPEQSGNHTASATMGKQLPLDGDSPEVAAVIKKYQARLRQLKQEIIARQEENHRIVEENYRQNTELRQLNQVLDEKVKERTRELEASQEQLVAQNKELKELDESKEAMMHMIVHDMKNPLTSVMGALSLSQRDSFHVDAQLRELLQDANIQSIKLRTMMDDILTMSKLRSKEFEIQIQEVDMVSLMQQSVMLMNTTMSDHKVVINYQPPERTIICNIDFQIIERVMNNLINNAIKYAPRHSEVTVETQVENGMAVVRISNWGESIQQDCHKKIFEMFGRAKPQDTEIRGTGLGLAFCKLAIEAHQGEVGVVSPLPPKDHGAQFYFTIPFCSECKPED, from the coding sequence GTGGCTGGAAAGACGACCATGAAAAAACCATCACCTGAACAATCCGGGAATCACACGGCCTCGGCGACAATGGGAAAGCAGCTCCCGTTGGACGGCGATTCGCCGGAAGTCGCCGCCGTCATAAAAAAGTATCAGGCGCGGTTGCGCCAACTCAAGCAGGAAATCATAGCCCGCCAAGAGGAAAACCATCGGATTGTTGAAGAAAATTATCGGCAAAATACGGAACTCCGTCAATTGAATCAGGTACTGGATGAAAAGGTGAAAGAGCGCACACGTGAATTGGAGGCATCCCAAGAACAACTGGTGGCGCAAAACAAGGAATTAAAGGAGCTCGATGAGAGTAAAGAAGCCATGATGCATATGATCGTGCATGATATGAAAAATCCTCTCACCTCGGTGATGGGTGCGCTGAGTCTTTCACAGCGGGATTCTTTTCATGTGGATGCTCAGTTGCGGGAGCTTTTGCAGGATGCGAATATACAGTCGATCAAGCTGCGCACCATGATGGATGATATTTTAACCATGAGTAAGCTGCGTTCCAAGGAATTTGAAATCCAGATTCAGGAAGTCGATATGGTCAGCCTGATGCAGCAAAGTGTCATGCTGATGAATACCACCATGAGCGATCACAAGGTTGTGATTAATTACCAACCACCTGAGAGAACAATCATTTGTAATATTGATTTTCAGATTATTGAACGGGTTATGAATAATCTTATCAACAATGCGATTAAATATGCCCCGCGGCATAGTGAGGTAACGGTGGAAACCCAGGTCGAAAATGGCATGGCGGTCGTGCGAATTTCAAATTGGGGCGAAAGTATTCAGCAGGATTGTCATAAGAAAATATTTGAAATGTTCGGCCGGGCCAAACCTCAGGACACTGAAATCAGAGGGACGGGTCTGGGGCTGGCATTTTGTAAACTGGCGATTGAAGCGCACCAGGGTGAGGTCGGCGTTGTTTCGCCTTTGCCGCCGAAAGATCATGGCGCACAATTTTATTTTACCATTCCATTTTGTTCTGAGTGCAAACCGGAAGATTAA
- a CDS encoding SH3 domain-containing protein → MLQRLISVFLLLYMSGCAVLPGKDGPPPRHIAEYPLANCHPGMEDANYWIRKYVFRDQLLLSPGEIQKLNRKNHSRGLLTNVFADKLWEYKYVEVERPGEDNPAGEWNLERPTAYSPGALGGYTLYTYLKDETERIKRRTRWDVNGRAVARTGFLALDENLNLTALREDNPIRYGLTRQRTDVRYYPTDMLITGRRWDIDFDILQVSAVRALQPVAVLHESRDKKWVFVVTAYCRGWVLREHITEKCNPRAVRMFTDPKKFIMVTGHSVEVLEAGGSTQVAQKLYMGTQCPLLQTTANFYIVGLPVHTPAGNIRHHEAYIPRTADVHVGYLAYTPRNICQQAFKLLETPYAWGGKGEYRDCSQMVMDVYACMGIVLPRNSSAQARVGSSRYAFDKGNTILQRRAELDGIHYPVLLQFPGHIMLYLGRENEHYYAIHDIWAYRVLEKPNKDRKIIIGKVVVSDLSLGEGSTRGSLIQRLSIINLVRP, encoded by the coding sequence TTGCTGCAGCGTTTAATCTCTGTTTTTTTGTTGCTCTACATGAGCGGGTGTGCCGTATTGCCGGGTAAGGATGGCCCGCCGCCCCGGCATATTGCCGAGTATCCATTGGCCAATTGTCATCCCGGTATGGAGGATGCCAATTATTGGATCCGGAAATATGTTTTTCGCGACCAACTTTTGCTCTCGCCGGGTGAAATTCAAAAATTAAATCGAAAAAATCATAGTCGTGGATTGTTGACAAATGTTTTTGCGGATAAGCTTTGGGAATACAAGTATGTGGAGGTTGAACGGCCGGGTGAAGATAATCCGGCCGGGGAATGGAATTTAGAGCGGCCGACAGCCTACAGTCCGGGCGCTTTGGGCGGATACACGCTGTATACTTATCTAAAAGATGAGACCGAACGCATCAAGCGGCGGACACGTTGGGACGTCAACGGACGGGCTGTTGCGCGGACCGGATTTTTAGCATTGGATGAAAATTTGAATTTGACTGCGCTGCGTGAGGACAATCCCATTCGTTATGGGCTCACCCGGCAAAGAACCGATGTGCGTTACTATCCAACCGACATGTTGATTACCGGCAGGCGCTGGGATATTGATTTTGATATTTTGCAGGTTTCTGCGGTTCGCGCTTTGCAACCTGTGGCCGTTTTGCATGAAAGCCGCGACAAGAAGTGGGTTTTTGTCGTGACGGCATATTGCCGGGGATGGGTTTTGCGGGAACACATTACAGAGAAATGTAATCCCAGGGCGGTCCGTATGTTTACGGACCCCAAAAAATTTATTATGGTGACCGGTCATTCTGTTGAAGTCCTGGAGGCCGGTGGCAGTACCCAGGTCGCTCAAAAATTGTATATGGGAACCCAATGTCCCTTGTTGCAGACAACAGCAAATTTTTATATTGTCGGGCTGCCGGTGCATACGCCCGCAGGAAATATTCGCCATCACGAAGCTTATATCCCGCGGACAGCGGATGTGCATGTCGGGTATCTGGCGTATACCCCCCGGAATATTTGCCAACAGGCATTTAAACTATTGGAGACACCCTACGCTTGGGGAGGGAAGGGAGAATACCGGGATTGTTCGCAAATGGTGATGGACGTTTATGCCTGCATGGGGATTGTTTTGCCGAGGAATTCTTCGGCGCAGGCGCGTGTCGGCAGCAGCCGATATGCGTTTGATAAAGGCAATACAATTTTACAGCGGCGGGCGGAGTTGGACGGCATTCATTACCCGGTGCTGCTCCAGTTTCCCGGACATATTATGCTTTACTTAGGACGCGAAAATGAGCATTATTATGCTATTCACGATATTTGGGCATATCGCGTATTAGAAAAGCCGAACAAGGATCGGAAAATTATTATTGGCAAGGTTGTGGTGTCGGACCTGTCTTTGGGGGAGGGATCGACGCGTGGGTCGCTTATTCAGAGGTTATCCATTATTAATTTGGTCAGACCTTAA
- a CDS encoding SH3 domain-containing protein, with product MPRITKGPEQLPHVLPVMKSPDYWIAKLENPDEVLCTAKQIHELERHWKSRGLIHDLFAYHQVIRQAALLSLLKSDYSYLKRVGRFRQDGSRMQASDYARIKKNVNTPAVQVSNSVRWGMTVRRTALRLFPTQESVTNKPLDLEFNALLHSGLHLAEPVVVLHTSFDGAWYFVDSAVGFGWVQISDVALAGKSEQVFKYCQRATWVVAAHEALFEDASGELPAETARMGCRLALDPKKKQHFELPQRDAAGKLFFQSGKLRTSAAMLPQTRPLTPRGLIEQAFVVQAQTYGWGGGSGYGDCSEMIRRIGLVCGIEFPRSTSALKRGLHATRLTRDPAARKRQLAASPGGRTLLYMPGHIMLVLGTVAGRTYVMHNLYGIHDYDVNGDFIRRVARVLVSDLSLGKHSRKGTLHQRITHRLEIKPGLDKERNFE from the coding sequence GTGCCTAGAATTACAAAAGGTCCTGAGCAATTGCCGCATGTTCTGCCGGTGATGAAAAGCCCGGACTATTGGATTGCCAAATTGGAAAATCCTGATGAAGTTTTGTGCACTGCCAAGCAAATACATGAATTGGAAAGGCACTGGAAATCCCGGGGACTGATTCATGATTTGTTTGCCTATCACCAAGTCATCAGACAGGCGGCATTACTTTCGCTTTTAAAAAGTGATTATTCTTATCTAAAAAGGGTAGGGCGCTTTCGGCAGGACGGCAGCCGCATGCAAGCATCGGATTATGCGCGCATAAAAAAAAATGTGAACACACCTGCGGTTCAGGTGTCTAATTCCGTTAGATGGGGAATGACGGTTCGCCGAACAGCCCTGAGATTATTCCCAACCCAAGAAAGTGTAACCAACAAACCACTGGACCTTGAATTTAATGCACTGCTTCATTCCGGATTGCATTTGGCGGAACCGGTGGTGGTTTTGCACACCAGTTTTGATGGTGCTTGGTATTTTGTTGATTCTGCAGTTGGATTTGGATGGGTGCAAATAAGTGATGTCGCGCTTGCCGGAAAGTCAGAGCAGGTTTTTAAGTATTGTCAAAGGGCAACCTGGGTGGTGGCGGCGCACGAGGCCCTATTCGAAGATGCCTCAGGAGAATTGCCGGCAGAGACGGCGCGGATGGGTTGTCGGCTGGCATTAGACCCTAAAAAAAAGCAACACTTTGAGTTGCCGCAGCGGGATGCGGCGGGAAAGCTGTTTTTTCAATCTGGAAAACTTCGGACATCTGCGGCCATGCTCCCGCAGACGCGGCCGCTGACACCGCGGGGGCTTATTGAGCAGGCCTTTGTAGTACAAGCGCAGACCTATGGCTGGGGCGGCGGCAGCGGTTATGGCGATTGCTCTGAAATGATTCGCCGTATTGGTTTGGTGTGCGGCATAGAATTTCCCCGCAGCACCAGCGCACTGAAGCGTGGGTTGCATGCGACCCGTTTGACCCGGGACCCGGCAGCCAGGAAAAGACAACTTGCCGCAAGCCCGGGAGGTCGGACCTTGTTGTATATGCCCGGGCATATTATGCTGGTGCTGGGGACCGTGGCAGGCAGGACCTATGTGATGCATAATTTGTACGGCATTCATGATTACGATGTTAACGGTGATTTTATCCGGCGGGTTGCCCGAGTGTTGGTATCTGATCTTTCTCTGGG